In Oscillatoria sp. FACHB-1406, one DNA window encodes the following:
- a CDS encoding NAD(P)/FAD-dependent oxidoreductase encodes MNEQPTRICILGGGFGGLYTALRLNELPWERSQRPEITLIDRSDRFLFSPLLYELVSGEMQTWEVAPPFAELLEGTAIKFCHACATEIDLEGKQILLEGGTTLPYDKLVLSVGGKTPLDVPGAKDYALPFRTLEDAYRLQARLRDLEASERDKIRIAIVGGSYSGVELACKLADRLGERGRIRIIERCPDILTNAVEFNRKSAKTALEARQIWLDLETDVQSIDSDAIALLYKGQVDIIPADIVLWTVGTTATPLLETLPLKRETQGRVVIAPTLQVLDCDGVFALGDLADCRDAVGQKVPATGQSAIQQADYCAWNLWASLTGRPLLPFRYQPLGEMMTLGIESATVSGMGIKLDGSLGYLTRRLAYLYRLPTLKHQLAVGLNWITQPLAELLSQ; translated from the coding sequence ATGAACGAACAACCAACCCGTATTTGCATTCTCGGTGGGGGCTTTGGCGGTCTTTATACCGCCCTGCGCTTAAACGAACTCCCCTGGGAACGCTCCCAAAGACCAGAAATTACGCTAATCGATCGCAGCGATCGCTTCTTATTTTCCCCCCTGTTGTACGAACTCGTCAGCGGCGAAATGCAAACCTGGGAAGTTGCCCCGCCTTTTGCCGAACTGCTCGAAGGCACCGCCATTAAATTCTGCCACGCCTGCGCCACGGAAATCGACCTCGAAGGCAAACAAATTCTCCTGGAAGGGGGAACAACCCTCCCTTACGATAAACTCGTCCTCTCCGTCGGCGGTAAAACTCCGCTCGACGTTCCCGGCGCGAAAGACTACGCCCTCCCCTTCCGTACCCTCGAGGATGCTTACCGCCTCCAAGCCCGCCTGCGCGACCTCGAAGCATCCGAACGCGATAAAATTCGCATTGCCATCGTCGGCGGCAGTTATAGTGGCGTAGAACTCGCCTGCAAGCTCGCCGACCGCCTCGGCGAACGCGGTCGTATTCGTATCATCGAGCGCTGTCCGGATATCTTGACCAATGCAGTAGAATTTAATCGTAAATCCGCTAAAACTGCTCTGGAAGCACGTCAAATCTGGCTGGATCTCGAAACCGACGTGCAATCGATCGACTCAGATGCGATCGCTTTGCTGTATAAAGGACAGGTAGACATCATCCCTGCGGATATTGTGTTGTGGACAGTCGGAACGACAGCCACCCCGCTGCTTGAAACGCTGCCCCTAAAACGCGAAACCCAAGGACGAGTCGTTATTGCACCCACCTTACAAGTTCTTGATTGCGACGGCGTATTTGCCCTCGGCGATTTAGCCGACTGTCGGGATGCCGTCGGTCAAAAAGTCCCTGCCACCGGTCAAAGTGCGATTCAGCAAGCCGATTATTGTGCTTGGAACCTGTGGGCATCTCTAACGGGTCGCCCTCTGTTGCCCTTCCGCTATCAGCCTCTCGGAGAAATGATGACTCTCGGAATCGAGAGTGCCACAGTTTCCGGGATGGGGATAAAATTGGACGGTTCTTTGGGATATCTGACCCGGCGACTGGCCTATCTTTATCGTCTCCCAACTCTCAAGCACCAGCTTGCAGTCGGCTTGAATTGGATAACCCAACCGCTGGCGGAGCTTTTGTCCCAGTAA
- a CDS encoding HAD family hydrolase produces the protein MEKPQVIFLDAVGTLFGVRGSVGEIYGEIAREFGVEAESAALERAFYQVFQASSPLTFPGVSVTEVPRREFEWWYEVSRLTFEKANALEQFSDFQAFFTRLYGHFATPKPWQVYPDILPALEKWKEQRIELGIISNFDSRIHAVLEGLELRKYFHSITISSSLGVAKPDPAIFHKALAKHQCEPSRAWHVGDSVKEDYEGAKAAGLHGILLERQPVLV, from the coding sequence ATGGAAAAACCGCAAGTCATTTTTTTAGATGCTGTCGGAACGCTATTTGGCGTTCGCGGCAGCGTGGGGGAAATCTACGGCGAAATCGCCCGCGAGTTTGGCGTGGAGGCCGAAAGTGCCGCTTTAGAACGTGCCTTCTACCAAGTTTTTCAGGCGAGTAGCCCCTTAACCTTTCCCGGTGTCAGCGTAACTGAAGTTCCCCGACGCGAGTTTGAGTGGTGGTACGAAGTTTCGAGGCTTACGTTTGAGAAAGCGAATGCGCTGGAACAATTTTCAGATTTTCAGGCTTTCTTTACTCGCCTTTACGGACACTTCGCAACCCCTAAGCCCTGGCAGGTTTACCCGGATATTCTTCCCGCTCTCGAAAAGTGGAAGGAGCAACGGATTGAGTTAGGAATTATCTCGAACTTTGATTCTCGCATCCACGCTGTCTTGGAAGGATTGGAACTGAGAAAATATTTTCACAGTATTACCATCTCCTCGAGTCTCGGGGTTGCTAAGCCCGACCCGGCTATTTTTCATAAAGCTTTGGCTAAACACCAGTGCGAACCGAGTCGCGCTTGGCACGTCGGCGATAGCGTTAAAGAAGATTACGAAGGGGCAAAGGCTGCCGGACTGCACGGGATTTTGCTGGAACGGCAGCCCGTTCTCGTTTAA
- a CDS encoding Hpt domain-containing protein — protein sequence MDRASHQKILGYFIEEAKEHLETLEQGLMELNVVVRDPERLNEMFRAAHSIKGGSAMLGYNEIQKTAHRLEDCFKILKDHEVPVNSKLEHLFLDGYEALNDLLTKLESPSGLPDEEAEKISKAAEPSFAELQHYLLTLVGVEIPELEGSASLGASVASRTNESVPQASIAQQQTVRPEWEVAAQIRKILKQMLEVFKQKSNAQTRKQLQQFCASLAKLAPQEKGWQLLTKSAYQAIGNPKFTYRVLAPVILKELKLGSDCIALGKGEEIQTSASLKQMAKANVPQILISVDPKIAAKTLKQTFNSQQLSQLVQLLSV from the coding sequence TTGGACAGAGCAAGCCATCAAAAGATACTCGGTTATTTCATTGAGGAAGCGAAAGAACACCTTGAAACCCTCGAACAAGGGTTAATGGAGTTGAATGTTGTGGTTCGCGACCCAGAACGCCTTAACGAGATGTTTCGCGCCGCCCACTCGATTAAAGGGGGTTCGGCGATGCTGGGCTATAACGAAATTCAGAAAACTGCCCATCGCCTCGAAGATTGCTTCAAGATTTTAAAAGATCATGAAGTCCCCGTCAATTCTAAGTTAGAACATTTATTCCTCGATGGGTATGAAGCATTAAACGATTTGTTGACAAAATTAGAAAGTCCTTCGGGACTCCCCGATGAGGAGGCAGAAAAGATTTCTAAGGCAGCAGAACCTTCGTTTGCCGAACTGCAACATTATCTGCTGACTTTGGTGGGGGTAGAAATTCCAGAACTCGAAGGAAGTGCTTCTTTGGGTGCTAGCGTAGCCTCCCGAACAAACGAATCCGTCCCGCAGGCCAGCATCGCCCAACAGCAGACTGTTCGCCCCGAATGGGAAGTTGCCGCCCAAATTCGGAAGATTCTGAAACAGATGTTAGAAGTTTTTAAACAAAAATCCAACGCTCAAACTCGCAAACAATTGCAGCAGTTCTGCGCGAGTTTAGCTAAGCTTGCTCCTCAAGAAAAGGGCTGGCAACTGTTAACGAAAAGCGCTTATCAAGCGATTGGAAATCCGAAATTCACTTACCGAGTTTTAGCTCCTGTTATTCTTAAAGAATTAAAATTGGGAAGCGATTGCATTGCTTTGGGGAAAGGAGAGGAAATTCAAACGAGCGCAAGCCTCAAGCAGATGGCAAAAGCCAACGTTCCTCAAATTCTCATTTCTGTAGATCCAAAGATTGCAGCTAAGACTCTCAAACAAACTTTTAATTCCCAACAGTTATCTCAACTCGTCCAACTTTTAAGCGTTTAA
- a CDS encoding ATP synthase subunit I, producing the protein MAQASFWQKQSVDLARRLADLKLERRVLRGLNGLFSTLRGSQRWLFGGLGLALLIVWDWKLLLATAIGMGAMLAVYMLQQGGWQAYRSQLERFLRSSQRPFAFAVGSGGFAALLTYAATSMWAESENRWLAVGAIFQGLGTILTLVLLGWQICDRREGNWEDRFERLLGELTDNDPLKRAIAVRQLAQRAAKGKLSASDRETVIEYIQVMLARESSALVRKAAIESLQRLDAVRQRQLNQQPLPMPLAFDRLSRKMGARSSQPR; encoded by the coding sequence GTGGCACAAGCGTCCTTTTGGCAAAAGCAATCCGTTGACCTCGCTCGCAGACTCGCAGATTTGAAGTTAGAACGCCGAGTCCTGCGCGGTTTGAATGGTCTTTTTTCCACTTTGCGAGGTTCGCAGCGTTGGCTTTTTGGTGGATTGGGTTTAGCTCTTTTAATCGTTTGGGATTGGAAACTGTTGCTAGCAACGGCTATCGGGATGGGCGCAATGCTAGCGGTTTATATGCTACAGCAAGGCGGTTGGCAAGCCTATCGATCGCAACTCGAACGCTTTTTACGCAGTTCTCAGCGTCCCTTTGCCTTTGCCGTTGGGAGTGGCGGCTTTGCAGCACTTCTGACCTACGCGGCGACTTCGATGTGGGCGGAAAGCGAAAATCGCTGGCTGGCCGTTGGAGCGATCTTTCAAGGGTTAGGAACCATACTGACGTTGGTGTTGCTGGGCTGGCAAATTTGCGATCGCCGCGAGGGAAATTGGGAAGATCGGTTCGAGCGACTGTTAGGCGAACTCACCGATAACGATCCCCTCAAACGCGCGATCGCGGTGCGACAATTAGCACAACGGGCAGCCAAGGGAAAATTGAGCGCCAGCGATCGCGAAACCGTTATCGAGTATATTCAGGTCATGCTCGCGCGCGAATCCAGTGCCTTAGTCCGCAAAGCCGCGATCGAAAGCCTGCAACGCTTAGATGCAGTTCGGCAGCGTCAGTTAAACCAGCAACCGCTACCAATGCCGCTTGCTTTCGACCGTTTATCTCGTAAAATGGGCGCGCGTTCTTCCCAACCGAGGTAA
- the eno gene encoding phosphopyruvate hydratase translates to MLEKTEAIIEAIAGREILDSRGRPTVEAEVRLESGVVGLAQVPSGASTGTFEAHELRDDEHRYGGKGVLKAVRNIREKIERQLLDMDAFDQIAIDRAMMECDGSANKSELGANAILAVSLATAKAAAGELQIPLYRYLGGPLANVLPVPLMNVINGGAHAANNVDFQEFMIVPGGAPTFAEALRWGAEVFATLSKVLASEGLLGGVGDEGGYAPNLKSNEEALEILVAAIEKAGYKPGEEVSLAMDVAASEFYKEGQYVYDGSPHSPADFIDYLGKLVDKYPIVSIEDGLHEEDWDNWKLLNEKLGSKIQLVGDDLFVTNPTRLQKGIDLRAGNAILIKLNQIGTLTETLETIDLAKRHQFRCVISHRSGETEDTTIADLAVATRAGQIKTGSLCRSERVAKYNRLLRIEEELGDRAVYAGTIGMGPGV, encoded by the coding sequence GTGTTAGAGAAGACAGAAGCTATCATTGAAGCGATCGCGGGCCGGGAAATTCTCGATTCTCGAGGACGGCCGACTGTAGAAGCGGAAGTTCGCTTAGAAAGCGGCGTTGTCGGCCTCGCCCAAGTCCCTAGCGGCGCATCTACCGGAACGTTTGAAGCTCACGAACTGCGCGACGACGAGCATCGTTACGGCGGTAAAGGCGTTCTCAAAGCGGTTCGCAATATTCGCGAAAAAATCGAGCGGCAATTGCTGGATATGGATGCTTTCGATCAAATCGCGATCGATCGCGCGATGATGGAGTGCGACGGTTCTGCTAATAAGTCCGAACTGGGTGCAAATGCCATTCTTGCAGTCTCTCTCGCTACTGCAAAAGCCGCTGCTGGCGAACTGCAAATTCCCCTCTATCGTTACCTCGGCGGCCCCTTAGCCAACGTTTTGCCCGTTCCCCTCATGAACGTGATTAACGGCGGCGCTCATGCAGCCAATAACGTCGATTTCCAAGAGTTCATGATCGTTCCGGGCGGCGCGCCTACTTTTGCCGAAGCTTTGCGCTGGGGCGCGGAAGTCTTCGCCACCCTCAGCAAAGTTTTGGCCAGCGAAGGACTTTTAGGCGGTGTTGGCGATGAAGGCGGTTACGCGCCCAACCTGAAATCTAATGAAGAAGCATTAGAAATTCTGGTTGCAGCGATTGAAAAAGCGGGTTACAAACCGGGCGAAGAAGTTTCTCTGGCGATGGATGTTGCTGCCAGCGAGTTTTACAAAGAGGGGCAGTACGTTTACGATGGCAGTCCCCACAGTCCGGCTGATTTTATCGACTATTTGGGCAAATTAGTCGATAAATATCCCATTGTTTCTATTGAAGATGGTTTACACGAAGAAGATTGGGACAATTGGAAATTGCTGAACGAAAAGTTGGGCAGCAAAATTCAGTTAGTCGGCGATGACTTGTTTGTTACCAATCCGACGCGCTTGCAAAAAGGAATCGATTTACGGGCGGGCAATGCGATTTTGATTAAACTCAATCAAATCGGCACGCTGACGGAAACGTTGGAAACCATCGATTTAGCGAAGCGCCATCAATTCCGCTGCGTCATTTCCCACCGTTCCGGGGAAACCGAAGATACGACAATTGCCGATTTAGCCGTCGCGACGCGCGCCGGACAAATTAAAACGGGTTCTCTGTGTCGTAGCGAACGGGTTGCGAAGTACAATCGCCTGTTGCGGATCGAGGAAGAACTCGGCGATCGCGCGGTTTATGCTGGAACTATCGGCATGGGTCCGGGCGTATAA
- a CDS encoding alpha/beta hydrolase has product MALESISLAPKSGKSATHLFVALHGWGANSRDLASLAPFLNLPDMEMIFPEAPFSHPQIAGGRAWYALERSGYAGLDESRQLLTNWLLSLETTTGIPLARTILAGFSQGGAMTLDVGLQLPLAGLCCLSGYLHSAPQPGKQPPPVLSLHGRQDYVVPISLAREAKQKLEAAGVTVEYSEFDMGHEISPEALAVLREFLERY; this is encoded by the coding sequence ATGGCTCTCGAATCAATTTCCCTCGCACCCAAAAGTGGCAAATCCGCCACTCACCTATTCGTCGCCCTGCACGGTTGGGGTGCAAACTCCCGCGATTTAGCCTCCCTCGCGCCCTTTCTCAATCTCCCCGACATGGAAATGATATTTCCCGAAGCGCCATTTTCGCACCCGCAAATCGCCGGAGGACGGGCGTGGTATGCGCTGGAACGGTCGGGTTATGCAGGCTTAGACGAGAGTCGCCAACTTTTAACCAATTGGCTGCTTTCCTTAGAAACCACGACTGGAATTCCCCTCGCTCGAACCATTTTGGCGGGTTTTTCCCAAGGCGGCGCAATGACGCTCGATGTCGGGCTGCAACTGCCGTTAGCAGGATTGTGCTGCTTGAGCGGTTATTTGCATTCCGCACCCCAACCGGGCAAACAACCGCCGCCAGTTCTTTCTCTTCACGGGCGGCAAGATTATGTCGTTCCCATTTCCCTCGCGCGGGAAGCCAAACAGAAGCTAGAAGCGGCGGGAGTAACGGTGGAGTACAGCGAGTTCGATATGGGACACGAAATTTCCCCGGAAGCGCTGGCAGTGTTGCGCGAGTTCCTCGAACGATATTAA